In the Juglans microcarpa x Juglans regia isolate MS1-56 chromosome 6D, Jm3101_v1.0, whole genome shotgun sequence genome, one interval contains:
- the LOC121235990 gene encoding truncated transcription factor CAULIFLOWER A-like isoform X2: protein MGRGRVQLKRIENKINRQVTFSKRRSGLLKKAHEISVLCDAEVALIVFSTKGKLFEYSTDSCMERILERYERYSYAERQLVAGDLEQNGSWTLEHAKLKARMEVLIKNQKHFMGEDLDTLSLRELQNLEQQLDSALKHIRSRKNQLMHESISELQKKDKALQEQNNVLAKKEKEKEVLAQQTQWEEQNHTLDLVSDLPVQPSQSFNIGGSYNQAIRGSGRDDEGTPSDQHRANAVLLPPWMLRHLEQ, encoded by the exons ATGGGGAGGGGAAGGGTTCAGTTGAAGAGGATTGAAAACAAGATCAACAGGCAGGTCACTTTCTCAAAGAGAAGGTCCGGGTTGCTGAAGAAAGCACATGAGATCTCTGTGCTTTGTGATGCTGAGGTTGCTTTAATTGTTTTCTCTACCAAAGGGAAGCTCTTTGAGTATTCTACGGATTCTTG TATGGAAAGGATCCTTGAACGGTATGAGAGATATTCATATGCAGAGAGGCAGCTTGTTGCAGGTGATCTTGAACAAAAT ggaAGCTGGACACTGGAACATGCAAAGCTCAAGGCTCGGATGGaggttttaataaaaaatcaaaa GCATTTCATGGGAGAAGATCTGGATACCTTGAGTCTCAGAGAGCTTCAAAATTTGGAGCAACAGCTTGATTCTGCTCTCAAGCACATTAGGTCAAGAAAG AATCAACTTATGCACGAGTCCATTTCAGAGCTTCAGAAAAAG GATAAGGCATTGCAGGAGCAAAATAACGTTCTTGCAAAGAAG gagaaagagaaggaagtgCTAGCCCAACAGACACAATGGGAGGAGCAAAACCATACCCTTGACTTGGTCTCTGACCTTCCAGTACAGCCATCGCAGTCCTTTAACATTGG CGGATCTTATAACCAAGCAATTAGAGGAAGTGGAAGAGATGACGAAGGAACTCCATCGGACCAACATCGAGCAAATGCGGTGCTGCTGCCCCCTTGGATGCTTCGCCATCTTGAACAATAG
- the LOC121235990 gene encoding truncated transcription factor CAULIFLOWER A-like isoform X1, whose protein sequence is MGRGRVQLKRIENKINRQVTFSKRRSGLLKKAHEISVLCDAEVALIVFSTKGKLFEYSTDSCMERILERYERYSYAERQLVAGDLEQNGSWTLEHAKLKARMEVLIKNQKHFMGEDLDTLSLRELQNLEQQLDSALKHIRSRKNQLMHESISELQKKDKALQEQNNVLAKKVKEKEKEVLAQQTQWEEQNHTLDLVSDLPVQPSQSFNIGGSYNQAIRGSGRDDEGTPSDQHRANAVLLPPWMLRHLEQ, encoded by the exons ATGGGGAGGGGAAGGGTTCAGTTGAAGAGGATTGAAAACAAGATCAACAGGCAGGTCACTTTCTCAAAGAGAAGGTCCGGGTTGCTGAAGAAAGCACATGAGATCTCTGTGCTTTGTGATGCTGAGGTTGCTTTAATTGTTTTCTCTACCAAAGGGAAGCTCTTTGAGTATTCTACGGATTCTTG TATGGAAAGGATCCTTGAACGGTATGAGAGATATTCATATGCAGAGAGGCAGCTTGTTGCAGGTGATCTTGAACAAAAT ggaAGCTGGACACTGGAACATGCAAAGCTCAAGGCTCGGATGGaggttttaataaaaaatcaaaa GCATTTCATGGGAGAAGATCTGGATACCTTGAGTCTCAGAGAGCTTCAAAATTTGGAGCAACAGCTTGATTCTGCTCTCAAGCACATTAGGTCAAGAAAG AATCAACTTATGCACGAGTCCATTTCAGAGCTTCAGAAAAAG GATAAGGCATTGCAGGAGCAAAATAACGTTCTTGCAAAGAAG gtaaaggagaaagagaaggaagtgCTAGCCCAACAGACACAATGGGAGGAGCAAAACCATACCCTTGACTTGGTCTCTGACCTTCCAGTACAGCCATCGCAGTCCTTTAACATTGG CGGATCTTATAACCAAGCAATTAGAGGAAGTGGAAGAGATGACGAAGGAACTCCATCGGACCAACATCGAGCAAATGCGGTGCTGCTGCCCCCTTGGATGCTTCGCCATCTTGAACAATAG
- the LOC121235990 gene encoding agamous-like MADS-box protein AGL8 homolog isoform X3 produces the protein MERILERYERYSYAERQLVAGDLEQNGSWTLEHAKLKARMEVLIKNQKHFMGEDLDTLSLRELQNLEQQLDSALKHIRSRKNQLMHESISELQKKDKALQEQNNVLAKKVKEKEKEVLAQQTQWEEQNHTLDLVSDLPVQPSQSFNIGGSYNQAIRGSGRDDEGTPSDQHRANAVLLPPWMLRHLEQ, from the exons ATGGAAAGGATCCTTGAACGGTATGAGAGATATTCATATGCAGAGAGGCAGCTTGTTGCAGGTGATCTTGAACAAAAT ggaAGCTGGACACTGGAACATGCAAAGCTCAAGGCTCGGATGGaggttttaataaaaaatcaaaa GCATTTCATGGGAGAAGATCTGGATACCTTGAGTCTCAGAGAGCTTCAAAATTTGGAGCAACAGCTTGATTCTGCTCTCAAGCACATTAGGTCAAGAAAG AATCAACTTATGCACGAGTCCATTTCAGAGCTTCAGAAAAAG GATAAGGCATTGCAGGAGCAAAATAACGTTCTTGCAAAGAAG gtaaaggagaaagagaaggaagtgCTAGCCCAACAGACACAATGGGAGGAGCAAAACCATACCCTTGACTTGGTCTCTGACCTTCCAGTACAGCCATCGCAGTCCTTTAACATTGG CGGATCTTATAACCAAGCAATTAGAGGAAGTGGAAGAGATGACGAAGGAACTCCATCGGACCAACATCGAGCAAATGCGGTGCTGCTGCCCCCTTGGATGCTTCGCCATCTTGAACAATAG